The Hymenobacter swuensis DY53 genome includes the window CGCTGCCGTCGGTGCTGGCGGCCGCGCACGAGTTGAAGATAATTGTGTTCAATAAAAGTGATTTTGCCTGGGCCGAGCAGCACGCTGCTTTGGTAAGGCCCGATTGCCGACTCTATCTGCAGCCGGAGTGGAGCAAAGCTCCTGAGATGATGCCGCTCATTGTGGAATACGTCAAGAACAATCCGCAATGGCAGGTTTCGTTACAAACCCATAAGTTTCTCGACATTCCGTAGCGTCCTACTTTCCCCCTATGCGCCGTTCGTTCGTTGTGCCCATTGTCCTGTTGCTTGCAATGGGCAGCCTGTCACCCTTGCAAGTTGCTGCCCAGGCCAAGCTGAGTACCACCAACACCAAAGCCCGCAACATGTGGGAAAAAGCACAGGAACAGGCCAAAGCCCGGGACTTCAACAAGGCCATTGAAACCCTGACGCAGCTGAATCAGAAGTTCCCTTCGTTGGGAGAGCCGTACGTGCTGAGAGGGTCGCTGCTGAAGGCTATGGGCGAAAATCAACAGGCTTTTGAGGCGTATCGTGATGGGCTGGCCAAGTTGCCGGTAGAGGCTTCCCATTCCAACGATTATTTTACGCTGGGGGAGTTGGCCATGACATTCGGCGAGTACCAGACGGCCGCCGAGAGCTACAAAAAACACCTCAAAACTGCCGCTAAAAGCCCACGGAATGCCCCGCGGGCTCAGCGCCAACTGCTGAACTGCGAGTTTGCCCAAAAGGCTATTGCCGCACCGACTGGCATTCAACCCGAGCGACTGGCGGAGCCGCTGAATACATTCCGGTTCCAGTATTTCCCGGCCCTTACCGCCGACAGCCGTTTCCTGTTATTCACGGGTCGGCCCACGGCGGAAAGCGGTGAGGATTTGTTTGTGAGCCGTCAGAATAAGGACGGGAGTATGGGTGAGCCGGCCTCCATCTCAGCAGCCATCAATACGCCCTACAACGAAGGCGCAGGCTCTATTGCCGGCGATGGTAAAACGTTGGTATTTGCGTCCTGTGACCGGCCGAGCTCAGTAGGAAACTGTGACCTGTACATTTCCCGCCGGACTGGCAATGTGTGGAGCAAGCCTCAGAACTTGGGGCGTAACGTCAACTCCCCGGAGTGGGACTCGCAGCCCACGTTGTCGGCCGATGGCCGTACGCTCTACTTCACCAGCACCCGGCGCGGCGGCAAGGGCCAGGAGGATATCTACGTGACCACCCTCAATGCTGATGGCAACTGGACACCCGCCCGCAACCTGGGGGCTCCGGTGAACACGTCCGGCAAGGACATGGCCCCATTCATCCACGCCAGTAGCACCACCCTCTACTACGTTACCGATGGCCTGGTGGGCATGGGGGGGCTGGATGTGTACCGTTGCGAACAGCTGGCCGCCGACAAATGGAGCAGCCCCCAGAACCTGGGCTATCCGCTCAATACGTTTGAGAACGAGGCGTCTCTGTTCATCAGTTCCGATAACCGCCGGGGCTTCTGCTCCCGCTCCAAGGCCACGGTGGCTGGTGTGAAGCAGGAGCGTGACCGGCCGGTGGAACTGTTCGGCTTTGAAGTGCCCAAGGAGGTGCGAGCCCGCGAAACCAGCACTTACACCCAGGGCCGCGTATTCGACGCCTTCACCAAAAAGCCTATCCGGGCCGACGTGCAGCTCTACGACCTCAACACCGACGAACTGGTGCAGTATGTGGGCTCAGATGCCGAAAACGGCGAGTACACTGTAGTGCTCAACGAAGGCCGTCAGTACGCCATGTACGCCGCTGCCGATAAATACCTGATGCGTAGCCTGAGCTTCGACTACAGCGACAAGCGCAGCTTCGACCCCCTTACGCTTGATATCTATCTGGAGCCGGTGCGCTCGGGTCGCAGCATTGTACTCAATAACCTGTTCTTCGATTCCAAGGAGTTTGCCCTCAAGCCCAAGTCGCGCACTGAGCTGAATCGGCTGGTGGCATTCATGAAGCAATATCCTGATATTCAGGTCGAAATATCGGGGCATACCGACGACGTCGGATCCGATGATGATAACCAGGCGTTGTCGCAGAACCGGGCAAAGTCCGTGTATACCTACCTTATCAGCCAGGGGGTGAAGGCCCAGCGGTTACGCTTCAAGGGCTATGGCGAAACCAAACCCCTCAACCCCAACGACTCCGACGAACACCGCCAGCAGAACCGGCGCATTGAACTGCGGATTCTGTAGGTTTCTTGTTCATAATCAGAGAATTGAAAGTCCGGCTGCTAAGCAGCCGGACTTTTTTTGTTTGTATTTAGCCTTTGTCGTTGCACTCCTAAAAGACTGATAATGAGGAACGAAATAGGAGCTGGGAAAAGTATTTGATTAGAATAATTATAAAATTTATTTGTATTATTAAATTATAGTGTTCATATTTGGTCATGCCTACCTCCCCTACCGGGTTAGGGCAGTAGGTCTGAGTATGGTTTGTCAACCCATTCAGACCCCAAGCATTCCTTCGTAAACACATCATTTCCACACTTACACCTTTCACTCCTTATCTCATGAAAAAGACTACTCTTTTCGCTTGCCTGCTGCTGGGAGTACAGAGCATGGCATTGGCTGGTTCAGAAGGCGACGGCAATACCAGCATCCACGCCCGGGCCACTGCTCTCACGCGTTCCATTTCGGAGAAAGCCCGTCTGGATGAAGGACAGTACCTGCGCGTAAAGCAGCTCAACGTACGGATGCTGGCTGAAATAGAAGACTTGAAAACCCGCTTTGCCGCCGACCAAAGTATCCTGGATCAGCGTCTTGCCGATGCGCAGGGCCGCTACGAATCTGACCTCACTGCGCTGCTCCGGCCAGCCCAGTTGGCACTATTCCAGCAGAGCCGCGCCAGCATGACGGCCCTGGGGCAGCACTAGAATCCTTAGTCGTTGTTGGAATTTCCTCCCTTGTTCCTTTTTTCAGACCCTATGAAAAAGCTCACAGTACCCTTGTTGCTGGCTGTGTTAGCCTTCACATCGCACCGGCTGCTGGCGGCTCCCGGCCCCGGTAACCGCGACCTGCAGGCCCGCGCTACCGCCATGGCCCGTTCCCTGTCGCAGCAGGTGCGCCTGAATGAAGGCCAGTACGTGCAAGTACGCGCCCTGAACCTGCGGCTGCTGCAGGAAACACTTTCGGCTAAGGCCTTATTCGTACACGACGCGGAACTGCAAACCCGTGCCGTAGCCGATGCACAGCTGCAGTACGAGATGGAGCTGTCGTCTCTATTACAGCCAAACCAACTGGCCCTTTACCAACAGAATCGGGCCAGCATGACGGCACTAGGTGCAACGCCTTACTAGTAGCGGCCAGAAAGGCCTGTCTACTTCCGTAGGCAGGCTTTTTCAGGTCTATTACAAACTTGCTTAAATATATTTAAAGTAAATATTGGTTATGTTATAACAAACGAATATATTCATTCTATTGCTAGCGAACTACTTACTCTTTCTGGTTTCACTTTCCTCCAACTCACCACCGTTATGAAAAAAGTATTCTCCGTTCTCGCTTTTGTCGCTGTAGTAACTGTTAGCCAGTCTGTGCAAGCATCTCCCGCTGACGGTGGCAGCAAGGTATCAACCCGCGCCACCGAGATGACGCGCCGCATGGCCGAGCGTACCCGTTTGAGCGAAGGACAGTATGTGAAAGTCCGGACGCTGCACATACGCCTACTCACCGAAACGGCAGAGTTGCGCAAGCAATTCGCTGCCGATGCTGAGGCAACCGATAAAGCCCTGGCCGACGTGCAAATGCGCTACGAGTGGGACCTAGCTGCCATTCTGGGACCTAAGAAAATGGTAGCTTACGAAGAAATGAAAACGAACTTCACCGCCGCTAATATCCACTGATTTACTGCAGGTTACAGAATGTAACCTGCAGTAGCAGTAGAAACGAAAAAAGCCCGCTGAAGCGGGCTTTTTTGCTGTACTAAGGTAACGTGCAGAACTTACGAACGAGCCGTAATGCTCACGTAGTCGCGCTCAGTTTCGCCGGTATAGATCTGGCGCGGACGGCCGATAGGCTCCTTGTTCTCGCGCATCTCTTTCCACTGGGCAATCCAGCCGGGCAGGCGGCCCAAAGCAAACATCACCGTGAACATTTCGGTAGGGATACCGATGGCGCGGTAGATGATGCCGGAATAG containing:
- a CDS encoding OmpA family protein, which codes for MRRSFVVPIVLLLAMGSLSPLQVAAQAKLSTTNTKARNMWEKAQEQAKARDFNKAIETLTQLNQKFPSLGEPYVLRGSLLKAMGENQQAFEAYRDGLAKLPVEASHSNDYFTLGELAMTFGEYQTAAESYKKHLKTAAKSPRNAPRAQRQLLNCEFAQKAIAAPTGIQPERLAEPLNTFRFQYFPALTADSRFLLFTGRPTAESGEDLFVSRQNKDGSMGEPASISAAINTPYNEGAGSIAGDGKTLVFASCDRPSSVGNCDLYISRRTGNVWSKPQNLGRNVNSPEWDSQPTLSADGRTLYFTSTRRGGKGQEDIYVTTLNADGNWTPARNLGAPVNTSGKDMAPFIHASSTTLYYVTDGLVGMGGLDVYRCEQLAADKWSSPQNLGYPLNTFENEASLFISSDNRRGFCSRSKATVAGVKQERDRPVELFGFEVPKEVRARETSTYTQGRVFDAFTKKPIRADVQLYDLNTDELVQYVGSDAENGEYTVVLNEGRQYAMYAAADKYLMRSLSFDYSDKRSFDPLTLDIYLEPVRSGRSIVLNNLFFDSKEFALKPKSRTELNRLVAFMKQYPDIQVEISGHTDDVGSDDDNQALSQNRAKSVYTYLISQGVKAQRLRFKGYGETKPLNPNDSDEHRQQNRRIELRIL